The following DNA comes from Xiphias gladius isolate SHS-SW01 ecotype Sanya breed wild chromosome 10, ASM1685928v1, whole genome shotgun sequence.
tctctgtgtTGCAGTTTCTTTGTTAAGGCCACATGTTTGTTTACTTGAGTTcacatttgttgttgtcagGCTTATTCACGCATTACATGACCCACAAGCCCAGTTGCAGGTATGTTAATGGGCCCGTAACTTTTTTTGCATCGTCTTCGAAAACAAAAGATACACAAAAGACGGTTTGTGTATCATGAAAGTAGCTCTTGAAAGGTTTTTAGTCAGTAGAAGCAAATTGTTTCTCCCAATGTTTTTGTATGAATGGATTTAATGTAATTCAGTCttcaaaagtcaacaaaatactataatttaacaaaaaaaatgtaaataaatcacaaatttgcaaGTTTTCATTCCACGCTCttctcaaacagaaaaaagtagagGCTAGGAGGGAGACTTCTAAGACATCCTCTAAGAGTAATGCCCTACATTACAATGTGTGGACGGGGAAATCAATGATGACGGTGGTAGTAGTAGTTTGAtgtttgcaaaagaaaaacccttACATGGCTCCCTGGCCCCGTGTTTGGAATGTGAACCCCGCCTGGGCTACAGGGAGTTGGCTGGCGTGTCAGCAGGAGGACTGATACTATTGTTGGACCATCGACGTGAAACTCGAGTCCACACCTAACAGGCATGTGAGGTAGCAGCCCTGGTATACAATTTTAGTCACAGGCGCAAGAGcccacacaaagaaaaacagtgccccttccaaataaagaaaaaagggaacagACAGGTTTAAAGCTCAGGAATTTGACGTTGTTTACACTGTGGTTGATAATCTGGTAACAGGACAACTTAGGTTTCCCACGTCTGCTCATGTGGAACATTTCCcttgttgtgtatttatgtggGACATCATGTTTTTTGTTCCCGTGCAGCTATAAAAAGCATCAGCATTCCTCTCTTTCCCGTCGTCGGGGATCCACCTGCTTGGTATTTGCGGTCCTCAGAGTTGTACTGGAGGGAGTGTGTTTGCTAATTGTTTTCACTGGCATTGTTCTTGGGTGTTACTGCGTTTTCAGGGCTGAACTTGAGGTCGGTGgcaggatgatgatgattacaTAACAGCCCGTGCCGTGAATTATatgacttgtgttttttttattctctgcatCCTACAATTTAGGCCAATGTTTTTGCTACAGCAGAGaattttcttgtctcttttcctATGTAATCAAACAGCTAGATGTTAGAACCGAACAGGACCTGGACATAATGGCACTGGTTTTATAGTATGTGACTGGCTGCTGACCTTTTATTAACCCTCTGGAGTTTAATTTTTGCCAACTTTctatgcatttgtatttgtctttgttttatccTTCTTTTCAccctgttttcagcaaaaactcAGCTACAAGTCTGACttatcattttgtcaatttaacaAAGTATAAAGCTGCCAGGAACCGCAAATGCAGGAAAAATGATACGGGTGCCTATTAAAATATACGACTCTTTAGTCAAAATCTCTCAAAATATTATTATGGAACAGTTCAGGTttgcaaaaaatattgtttcacatagtcctttcctttcctttcctttttaaaaaaaaaaaaaaaaaagtaatactcTGATCATGATAACAtcctaatgttagcatgctaacatgctaaaatgctaaatgtgATGATCCACTACTTGTTACCAGCCATGTTAACTGTTAGCACAGTGTTGGCTGTGTCTTTCATTTCCCCACCAGTGAAGGGCAAGGGgaaggagggttttttttttttttttttgtcttacagaACTGCAAACCGAGGTAGAAGGATTTTGTCTTTCTAAGGTTTTCAGTTTCCCATGATTGTCCAAATGCTTTTCTCACAAACCTTTTACCCTCTGGTAAGAAAACTGTGGAGCATACATGGAAAAACTTGTGATATTTTAGCGTGAAGCTGATCAAAAATATTGGCACAAGCAATGGCAGCCTAAACACACAATATTAATTCAGAACATCGGCTTTTAAAATCCCATTTGGTTTGAACCATAGAATCACCAGACAAACTGACCATTGAGATCAATGCAGATACCAGCTGCAGCCGTTATTTAGCAGTGTTTGGATTGTGACCTGGGTTAATTTCCTGCCTCACTGCATTTCTGTGTAGTCATACTGTgggttttacagaaaaaaaaggagaggatcTTGCGGTGGAGGGGGGGGAATAAAAAGCTCTCTGGTTTCTAAGACAGCAGTGCAGTTAATGTGTGAGGTTCTTTTCACACATCACCGGGCTTGATCTAGTCTCGGTTTTTCTTTCATGTAGGAGCTTTCATGGCTCGCCTTTTATATTTAACCTCCATACTTGTAGCTTTCTGCAGTTGTGCATCTGACGTTCcacaaaatgacatttagaTTTCCTTGTTGATGCACCAGAACAGGGCATTGCACTGTGTTCGTGAAGCAGCGTTTGGGTTAATTTCCTTCCAACCCCTCTGACATCCTGTTTTATGTTTGTGCAACAAGGCTGAATTcactatatttatatttctcttttcagttttgcaaCCACATACAATTACAAAATTTGGGCTGTATGTAACTGCACTTCATTTTAGttgaagaaattttttttttttcacgttttaATTCAAACTGTATGTTCAtcaatgatttgttttgtcaaagaCGTCTGCATTtgtacattatttacattttattgggATATACTTCAGTATCAGGTTTACATTATGACTTTtggctctttgttttttttttcttttggacatttctctgtcatttcatCGCTCCGGATAGGATTACGTAACATTTCTGTGAAGCAGCTCCACATGGAGTCAACTAATCCTTGAATTTGGAGCCTGGAAATCACGTGGCACTAAGTAAAACCGTACTATATCAGAAACCTATCGTGACatttgggcagctgtgtgtcactCAGCCTCATAATGCTTACATTATACACGAACAGACAGGCACTGTGGTCGAGGTGTGAGGAGAAAATAGCCCCATAGCACAGGAAgtgaacaaataaaagcaggtCTTTGTTTCAGGCCTATTTTCTGTCATCCTTCCTGCGCTGTGCCAGCAACACCAGTTTCAGAAACAAATAATTAGTGGGGGAATTTTTCTCAGTcatatgtgttttttataaacCAGTCACAACAGACCCGATGAGATTTCCCCATGAGTCATGGTGAGGTGCACTTGTTGGCACTGTTCCACCCACGAGTAAACATTGTTTCTAAGAACTGCTCCTCTGTGTCCGTCCAGTAAAGGAATTCACAGTTGGGGAGATGTGTTTTTGGTCAGGCTCTGTCATATTTATGTAGGGCGCTCACTGTTAAATTAGAAAGGAGTATTGTTTTACTTCACTGATCCTGCTCACCCGGTCTGATGTCAAAAGAGCCCCCCCCCCGATGTATTGTGGGATGTCTAGCTTACACACAGCTTTGTGGTATTACTAGGACAcagagactcacacacacagattagtCCCATTCATGCTTACTATACAGCCGTTCACCCTACGTCATGACCCCACTCAGTGCTGAACTAATTGGTGACGCAAGTGTTTTGGGGAGGTGATTTTGTCACAAAACcagtaaaatcattttttgtgcatgtttgtaattaaaaaattgtaagaATAAATGTGTGAATTCAAAATGCTTCGTCGTTATAGTTGAGAGCAAAACATGGCGCCATTGTTGTTAAATTCATCCAAACTTAATCCAGAATTTAAAACTGGATTTAATTGATTCCAACTGCAGATtgtcttttcagttttctcagcaTTGTTAATCTTTGGTTTTTCTACTGCTGTTCGTGGCTCAAGTAACAGAATTAAAAGCTCAGTGACTGGATGTTTCTTGCTGAAACATTAGTCGCACTTAGCTTTTAGCTCAAAGCTTTTATGTACACAGGGTTgtaatttttgacttttcatcaaaGAACAAGACATTTTCTAATGCAGTTGTTTatcttttgtactgatgattcaaccGGGAGAGTTTCGTGCCAAACCAAGCTGTAGAAGAGCTTCTACTGTCGGTCACGTAACATTGTCCATGGGAAAAGTCAATGGACACGAAATGGCTCCTCCCGCTCTGCAACTTTATTCAGGACATGCACTTGAAGCACAATGCGGATATTACAGTGGCTGCAACTAACaggtgttattttcattacgGATCAATCTgttgctctgctgctgtttttgattaatcgatttaTCATTCAGGctataaaattatgaaaaatgtggtGGCTTAGAAGACAAAGACATCAAATTTACgatgatataaaactgaaaaagcagcaaatcctcgtATCatagaagctggaaccagaaattgttctgcatttttttccccgaTAAATGACCTCAACAATGAACCACTAATTAcaattgttgctgattaattttctgtcgaccAAATAATTGACTAAATAATTCATTGTTCCACTGCTGAATgatacacacagtgtgtctACCAAGCTCAAGTGAATGGATTGCTGTCTGTTGCAGGTGGTACCGACTCAACTCCAAAAcagggaagaaggagaaggaacgAGGAGACATTCAAGTCACCATCCAGTTCACCCGAAACAACCTGACAGCCAGCATGTACGACCTGGTCATGAAGGACAAGGGCGCCTCCACCTTCAGCAAGCTGAAAGAGCGCAtgagggggaagaggagatCCAGTGACGACGACTCCTCGTCGGCCGTCCTGCCAGGCGGATACGGGTCTTTGTATCGGATGCGGCATCGGCTGCCTAGTGATGGAGGCGGGGAGGAGGATTACGAGGATGACGAGGGAGGTGAGGCCCGACGGAGCAAGATGAGGACCTTTTTCCTGAGAGGGAAGCTGAGGAAGTCATCAGACACTCGCTCCAGCACATCACTTGGCTCGGAGAGCAGTGAGTCGTCGTCTCGCGGTGGGAGCCTCAGTCCCACAGCCGGCATCAGTGTGGTGGTTTCCGACCTCTCCAACTCGCCCAGTAACAGCAGCAACCTGACAGCAGACAACAGCCCAGGTAAGAATGACCAGCGGACAGATCGTGTTCTCACTTACTGaagattatttgattattatacTTGCTGCACATTTAGGCCAACGGTAGATTCAGTTTCAGAGTTGTCGATCCTTTTTCTTCGCAGTGGATGTGTGCAGGTTCAGGTTTACCTCTTGTGGGACAGACTGCaatcattttcaacaaaaaatcaaagaacTAACCTAGAGCTGCAACTGACAACCATTTTCACCACCTGATTAGtttctcgattaattgatgaactgtttgtgaaatgtcataaaataggGAAAAATTCTTATTATAGTTTCCAAGAGCCACAAGGTGCCATCTTTGAATTCCTTGTTTTATCCGCCAACACTCAAATATGGACAGGTgagaatttaaagtaaaaaccaacacaaagtgGCTCAGTAAGctgttgggccaccacgagccgcCCGAACAGCTTCAAGTGCTCCTTGGCgttgattctacaagtctctggactctactggagggatggacccCAGTCCTCCAAAAGATTTTCGCTCATTTGGTgctttgatgatggtggtggagagcgctgtccaACACCTAGGTCCAAAgtctcccatgggtgttcagttgggttgtTACCTGGTTACTGCCAAGGCCATGGAATATGGTTCACATcatattttcatactcatcaaaccattcagtgacccctcgtgccctatgggTGGGGGCATcatcatcctggaagagaccactcccatcatgattgaaatgtttcatcatgggataaaggtgatcactcagaacaacgttgtattgatttgcagcgATttcctctaaggggacaagtggacccaaaacAAGCCAGCAGAAAGCCACTCAAAGaataacagagccaccggatcccctcactgAAGGGGTCCAGCATTCAGGCCTctaccgttctcttggtgtacgccacacatgcactcgcccgCTTGTCGAGAACATGGTGAAcgatgactcatctgaccatatcacttttttccacatctctgtgtACCAGTGCCTGCGGTTTCTGCACCACCACTGTGCATTCATCTCTGTATTGaagggtttatgcactgcaaccctgctataatatccctctctataTGGGATGGACTgtttcttgctgacacagtctgatcacgtcctgcactgacattctcagtcacccgAGGAAAGGTTGcccttctgtttttcctgacATATCGCACTAGTGCCCGAGCATCACGGTCATCGCATGTGCGTCGTCAACCACACTTTCCTATTGAAACACAGGCCggttgagcagtctttgtgactgaagctcccGCCATCCGTGCCCAAACAATGAATCCTCTTccaaagtcacttagatcttttcctcttgacatcttgagagaaaaatcagaatcaactgggcctgctcagcatttttatacatggcACAGAAGATGATTGGATGTTAACCGGTTAATggtaccatgcagtgcacccgtgtggaagcatctgaattcgctgtttctccactcattgaCTGATGTTCATGTTGTGTGTTAGAGCTGCGTGATTAATttgaaaggttttgtttttgttcttgtttatgAGGTTGTTTCACAATCTTTAACTCTAAAAAGGAAGCTGGGTGGTAGGTGGACTGGGCAGACTGCGAAACTGAAACTTTTAAGCATGTATGTGCCACAGGAGTATTGAATGTGAAACACGAAGAGGCTACAAATACTCCACTTTCTTCCTTTAATTATCTTATCTTAATTATCTTATTATCTTAtgttttcacccttttttttggttttgtttgatGGAGGATTATCTCATaaagtttgaaatgtatttgCAAAACAATTTTTGCAACAGTTGGGCACTTgggacaaagaaaaagtgattGCACAcgtaaaggaatagtttgactgtttgggaaataaatatattattattatttgctttgttgctcAGTTTTAGATTAcaagattaataccactctgCTATTTGTCCGCTAAATaagaagctacagctagcaggTGGTTAGCTTAACTTAGGAACAGTTcggcatttcccaaaatgttgaactgttcctaTAAAGGCTTAAAACAGGGGAGATGACGTGTGATGAGGCTTATGAACACTTTTCTTGTCTACCGGCAGACACAAGTAGTGGCAAACCCTCCATTATTAACCTAGTCAAACAAAATGGGACACTGGAGCACCAATTACCCGCGAAAATTCCCGCCCTGCAAATATTCACCAAACTTCATACTGGGGTATAAGGAGAGCCCTAACACTGCATAGGGCTACCAAGGGGTTAAAAGGGCTgcaaatattcattattttcaatatcgATTTAACTGTCAGTTGTTCTCTCAATTGAGCTATTAATTGTTGGGGTcataaattgtcaaaaaataatataGATACCAGTAACAATATCACAAAGCTCAAGCTGACATATTTAGGCTTGTTTTTTCCCAACTAGCAGACCATAAACCGATGGAAATTGATTTTAGTATCTtcgaagacaaagaaaaccatcaAATACTCACAAGTAAGAGGCTAAAACCAAcgaatctttggcatttttgctcaaaaaaatgacttgactgattaatcgattatcaaaaatAGTAGCTTATTTAATTCTAGGttgactgactaatcaattaatcacctAATCATTTCAGATCTGCTCGTAATCATCCTTCCATATACAGTAATCATATTCTGACTGTCTAAATAATAATATCGAGATATTGTGATTCGCAGTTCGTATATATCTAAATAAATTATGGTAAAATTTTATCTgagaataaagtaaaataatgagaaaattttttttttttaaattgtgggaTTTTGTTTTAGTTAATGTATTAGTGTGACATTGGTTCAACTTTTCACCATGTTATATTGAATAGTAAATATCATAACATATTACTATAGAGAAAATGCTGTGATTGTCGGTATCATCCAGCTGTAAGACCACAGTGTTGCTATAATCAGCTAACATACGGAAAaggttttaatttaaacataaatcCAGGAAATGTGTGCATCTCCTGTTATGAAACAAGTTGATAATGGGCCTGCAAAGACTTAAttaaactgaagtaaaagtaaacatCCCACACCTGGAGATGCTACGTATATTTTGAGCTACTCTGAGTGCcatctacatttttaaatcacctgATTGGAGAGCGGGGTTGGAGAGATGTTGCACTATGAAGCACAGAGCGACAGTTCTCATTATACTAGAGCTGATTCAGGAATCGCACCGCGGTAAATTAATCCATTTCCAATCATTCTTGCACCTATGTCGGCCAGAGATACTGACCCATCCTGCTTTGAAAAGAATTGTCAGTCGCAGCCACTACAAGGTTTTATCAACCGATTAAGCCGCatgcaaatttaatttagtAAAGTCATTGATTACCTACATCAATTTCCCCctatctctgtttttctctctctgtttcttttcatttccccctctttcctcatttttgcAGAGCACACGGCAAACACGTCACCCAAGTCGTCCTCTCTCAAATGTGAGTTTGGTGATGAGGTCGGTGAGATCACCATAGCAGTGCCTCAGCTCACTGTGTCCTTTAACGGAAGCCATGCCTACAGCGTTCAGCCCCTGGACCCAGGCTCAGGAAAACCCGCAGATGCTTTAGGCCTGGGACCGTTGCAGAAGTCTTTGCCTCTCTCCATGTCTCTACAGAACCTCAGCCCGCGGGCCGACACAGACGCCCGCAAAGGCCCCGCGGGAGACGGGCGCCGCTGGTCTTTTGACAAACCCGGCAAAGAGGAAAAGGCTGCCATAGCGGCGGCTTTGGAGCAAAGCGGCCCCTTGCaggcggaggaagaggagtgttTGACACAGGCTGCTCTGCCCAAAGCTGCCTCCACGGCGGAGTTGGAAAGCCACGggaagaagcagaggaggaactTGTTCTCCCATGGGCTGAGTCAGTCCAAGGATGGGTCTGAACAGGCCCCCGCTGCCACTGAGGAGAAACACAAGGGATGGTTCGGCTCAAAGGACTCGCACAGCAAACCCAGGTGAGATACACACTGTGATCACAGGGAAGACCAGTGACACACTGATAGGCACATTTGTCACAGCATCAAACGggtgaatatgaatatgaattgaATCAAGAAGGTGAAAAGCAGCCAACATGCTCATGAGCCGGCAGAGAGTTTGTACCTGCACAGTTTGGATTTACCTGCATCACTGGTCACAGTATGAGGCGTCTAACTGCATGTGACCTGTATactttgggttttattttggcaaaaaatgtGGGCAcgaaagaaatatttttgatgtgCAGGCAGATTCTTTAGCAGCAAAGTTGAAACTAGCCAGATTTATACAAGTTTTACTGAAGTTGGTGAACT
Coding sequences within:
- the rab11fip5a gene encoding rab11 family-interacting protein 5 isoform X2, producing MSSLNVEEDQKWVPTHVQVTVLRGRSLRGKGKHGTSDVYTIIQLGKEKYSTCVVEKTTAPEWKEECSFELQPGVLDSGGRSGYPAGSSELVLTVMHRALIGLDVFLGQAVIQLDKLFSESRCVKNEWYRLNSKTGKKEKERGDIQVTIQFTRNNLTASMYDLVMKDKGASTFSKLKERMRGKRRSSDDDSSSAVLPGGYGSLYRMRHRLPSDGGGEEDYEDDEGGEARRSKMRTFFLRGKLRKSSDTRSSTSLGSESSESSSRGGSLSPTAGISVVVSDLSNSPSNSSNLTADNSPEHTANTSPKSSSLKCEFGDEVGEITIAVPQLTVSFNGSHAYSVQPLDPGSGKPADALGLGPLQKSLPLSMSLQNLSPRADTDARKGPAGDGRRWSFDKPGKEEKAAIAAALEQSGPLQAEEEECLTQAALPKAASTAELESHGKKQRRNLFSHGLSQSKDGSEQAPAATEEKHKGWFGSKDSHSKPSPHPVKPLTTAMLAEEKRTEGRSVLATGLEKLKSTIHPGRSSQLSEQETDRKKSLTEGAGSYYHLTHSELVALVVQREAELERQKAESERQRVLLAKREVELKKLKPQVRDLEDYIDTLLVRIMEQKPTLLQVRSKFK